caaattaatcaaaatatatatttcaagAATAGCCGGTGGTTGAACCGATAGTTGAACTGGTTCGACCACCGGTTTGGATTGCAGAACACTGGATTTAGTCTCTAGATTGCCTCACTTTTTTGTTGTCAACTTTCTGAATTATTACAGAGCCTAAAGACTCCCAAGGAATTTGCAGACATGCTGGTGAAAGAGGCTCACATGTACAATGGATTTAACCTCATATTGGCAGACTTATCAACCAAAACTATGCTCTATATCTCCAACAGGCCCAAAGGTGAACCTATTGTCGTTCAAGAGGTTCCTCCGGGAATTCATGTGCTCTCAAATGCAAACCTCAACTCGCCCTGGCCGAAGGTTGGCAcaagtttttcatttttcaaattctGATAGACATAGAACAAGATTGACAGCTTATGATTTGATTCTCATTCAGGTGAACCGCTTGAAACTGAATTTCAAACAGCAGCTCGAAAAATATGGTGACGATGAAATACCTGTTGAAGAGTTGCTTGAAAATCTAATGAGAGACACTGTTAGAGCTGAGATAAATAGGTTGCCTGGAATTTGCTCTCGTGACTGGGAATACAATTTAAGTTCCATATTCGTTGAAGTTGACACCCCACTGGTAATAATGTTAGACTAAGTAAATTCGTTGATTGAATGCGAGTTACAATATTTTGCTTATAAAGTATTTGTCTGGTGTACAGGGTTGTTACGGCACAAGAAGCAGTATCGGGTTGACTGTAAGAGCAAACGGAGAAGTAAGCTTGTATGAAACATATCTTGAAGACGATATCTGGAAGAACAAGACTGAATTATCGCATTTCAAAAGCAAAAATTCACTGAAGTGATTACCAGTGCCTAAATAAGGAAATTCATCTATTTATAATATACATGCATTTTCATGCTTAGTTTGATTTATTTAGTCAATGAGGTTGGTAAATCATTTGTGCAATATAATATTTGCATCAACTAGGCAAATCTATCAATGGAGTATCAACATTAATATGACTCTATATTATGCGCCCATcactttttgttcattttttttttatgttttccaaTCTCCTAATACTTCTGAGTAATAAGATACTGTCAAACTACAATGACAATTCAATCAAAAAACTATTGAGAAAAGTTCAAACCATATCAGATAATTTAAAGAACCAGAATATAGAAAAAGGCTCATCTTCTGGATCCTTTTACTTGCAAGAAACAGCAAATTGAGGAATAATCTAGAGATGCGATGAGCAGAACAGCTTTTTGAGGTCATAATAGCGTATTGATATTTAGATTTTAGGGCTTGTGGGTGGATTTAATCTCATAATTATAGCAGAACGCAGCCCAGCTAACCAAGGCCGTTCAAACAGAATgcataccatttgagctataatcattagtaaatttatatatcattAGTAAATTGCGATAGGACTTCAAATGTAGCAGAAGAAAGCTTAGACTCGCAATCGATATTGGAAATTTTCTTCTTCTAGTACAAACAAAGAGCAAACAACAAAGATTAAGTATTCTGAAATTTTCTACTACCATTACTCACCATCATTCTTATACAAAAAGTGAAGCTTATAGAAATAACTTTATATCCAAGTATCTGAGATCGAAATCCCTACGACGCATATAAGCATAACAAAAACAggatcatcttcttctttgagACAGGATGTAATGGTATTAACAAGCAATTCCGCAATGAGAATTTACCACTTCAAGATTTCAATTTTGCAGAACACCGCCACAACAAGAAAGAAACATAGAGCTATCCACTaaccaaaaaaaatatctaaactttgaattaaaacacataaataagAGAATTCATTTATGAGGAAAAATTATCTCATTTTAGATTCTTAATCCATAGTAAAACTGCTCATGATTTATGCTTTCACAGTTTCATTTACAGTAATCAGAGGGTTTACCGAAAGCTTCTGCCTGACGGCTTTTGAAGTGTTGTACTCCAAGACATTACTTCAAGGACAACTACTATATCATCAATCAGAGGGCGGAAACTTGCTACCTCGTGAAGACACGTGCAGTAATAGCAATTGCATAGTTCAAACAATGGCGTGGGTAGCATCCTTGCAACAGAGGATCAACCAATTGAAAAAACTTCTTCTGGTCTTTCAGAAATTGGCTAGCCTATAACAAacaatttcaaaagaaaaatcacCTACTCCTGCGTCATATACGTAAATGTGCACTGGCTCTCATGAGTTGATCATTTAGTCACAATTGCACCATCAAACAATTTAACTATTTAACACCTTGATAAAATCATCAAACAGTTTATTGGGGTATCAAGATTAGCATTAAATAGTTGGAGCATGGTGAGTAAACATGTTAAAGAACCAGgctaagaaaagaaaaaggctCGACTCACCCAAGCGACTAGGGTCTTCTCGGATTTATTGCCTTTTTGCCGGTGATTATCTCCAACATCACAACTTCAAAGCTGTAAATATCAGATTGAAGAGTCAATTTTCCGTTCATGGCATATTCTGGGGCACAATATCCATATGTTCCCATAACACTGGTTGAAATATGTGTGTTTTCACTTTTCACCAACCGGTCCCAATCTGATAGTTTTGGATTGAAATCATTATCTACCATAATATTTGCAGATTTTAGGTCACGATATATAACAGGTGGATCTGCTTTGCAGTGTAGGTATTCAAGGCCCCGAGCAGCACCAACAGCAATCCTCATCCAAGTGCTCCAATTCAATGCGTCTTCATCAGGATCCAGATCTATTAAACAAATAAGATATCAAAAAATGACTATTATTGGTTGTCAAACCATGCAAATTGATTCAGTAACTGTTTGAGGACAGCATGCCTATTGTATCAAGCATGCATATAAATTATCTCTGTGAGAGAAATCACACTAAAAACATGTTAGAACAAATTACAACTAGCTATTCTGCTACTGAACTGATAAAATTAACTATACAAATAGGAATTATGCAGTTGAAGTTATAAGATTTTCACATGTTCTAAAGCTTTCAATTCCATTTGTTTAATGGATCCTCAATGCTCATCAGGGGTGGGTAGCTTACGCGTTTGCCAGTCTAGTTTTGAAGCATTTACTTTCAATTGCGACTAAAAGTAAGAAGAAATGAGAAAACAAATTGCTCAACGCACATCATGACCAAAATCTATCAGATATCCAATGGTAAAACCAAACTTAACATACAGATagaccaatttttatttttattgccAAATACAGATTGTGTATTATAATCTTTGTATCAATTAGGCATAAATATCTATGGAGTATCACTATTAATATGACTCTATAGTACTATGCACCCATCACTTTTTGATCTTTCTCTTTTTCATGTTTACCAATCTCCAAATACTTCTGAGTAAGATACTTTCAAACTGCAATGACCAGTCAATCAAAACTACTGAGAAAAGTTCAAACCCAATTAGATGATGTAAAGAACCAAAACAGAATTTTAGAAATAACTGTTTTCTTATATGATTATTTCTGGGAATGGTTTCtgtaacatttaaaatggtaaaaaatAATGGATTACTAGAACCTCCAAAGAGAACTCTATTTAGCTGTAATCAGTTGTATAGAATGGACCTACAAACAGGAGTTATAATAAAGACTTGGGCACTGCATTGCATAAATTAAATCAAGAATTCAAAGATTAATGGTGCTTATGGATAATGAACAAACAGTCTTACAGTCATGTCAACTGATGGTAAGAGTTGAAGTTATTTATGTGCAGGTAATTTAGCATTTAAGAAAGCAAACGCATCGAAacttttcattcaatttttttagatcaATACACATTCCCTACGGCAATCGATACAAGTATATCAACATAAAGAAGTATGTTCAAGAACCTGACCTAATATGCCTCTCAAGCTGCAACAAGTTTGAACTCATTTGTTCATCCAGCTTGAATCCTGCCATCTCTGCTTCCTTCCATATCTGCTTACACTTAGCCAACCTCCCATCAACCATGTAAAGTTTAATCAAGTCCCTATAAATGTCATAGGTTGGAGAAAAACCTGCTTCTTTAAGCTTCGAGAAATACCTTACAGCCCTCGAGAGATCATTTAAGGCAACAAAAAGCTTTATCACAACCCGATAAGCTGGTAGATCAAATAGACAATTCGAACCCTCCATTTCCCAGACCACAGCCAATGCCTCTCTGTATTTCTTCTCAGAATAACGACTGTGAATCAAAGTAGTGTACATAACTACAGTTGGCTCATGTCCTGATTgtttaaaccaaacaaaaagACACTccacaaattcaaatttttgaagCCTAATGCAGACTTTCATTATAGCAGTGCAATCCTGATGGCTTAAATTCAAATCTTCTCTGTCTCCAAGCTCATCCAATAACTGTTCAACTAGCATGTATTTATCTGGATTCTTACCAAGCTCAAGTATTAATTTTGCATATATACTGGAGTCTATCATTCTTTTTTCATGCTTGGCAACAGAGAGGAGATTCCAAACAATATTTAAGCGTCCACCTTTGATGAAACCCCTAATCATTGCTTCAATAACATCCCTAGTGGCCAAACTAGTGAACTTGTGCAAATCAATTGGCATTTTCAATTCTCGATTCCTAGCCAAAACCTCAATAGTTGAAGCTAAAATTCTATCATCAAGACAAAGAGAGGGTTGTTTCTGAGCCCAGCAGTAAGTCTGCAGAGCTCTCTCAGGAAGACCCATGTGACCCAACTCTCTAATCGTCAAGGACAAGGACCCTTTCCGCAAGAAACAAGCACAGCCATCAAGAACCACAGAAACATCATCATCTGGCTTAAGAGATTTAATCTGCTTGGCCAAATTGACAAGAAAGCTTGGATTCTTATGCACTTGATTGCATACAGATGACCGTGAACGAGTCTTAGTGTGTTTCTTGGGGGAAGGAAGTCCCAAAGGTCTTAGCTTGTAAGGAAGTGGAAGTGGGAGGGGTCGTTCTCGCTTCAAATTTCCTGGCTTTTGAGGGATCCTCCCTTGAAAAAGAGATGTTATGGCTTCAATTTCACCTGAATCCCAAACCAAATCACCATCTTGTGCTTCTTTTTGTTCTTCTTCGATCAAATTACCATCACCATCATTTTCTAGAAAGGAATCCATTTGGGACGGGTCTATGCCGGTGGTTGGCTTTTTAAGGAACAAATTAACCCCAAAATCAGGAGGAAGCTTGGTTCGTCGAGGAGCTTGAAGGTTTTTGGGGAGCTTCTTTCTATAGAATGTTTTTGTATTCGAATGGGCTATCGAATATAAATGTACAGCAGAAAACTTACTTTCCAATGGCAATGTGGGATGCAGGCTCAACGACAAGAATTTGCAGACCATTTTTCTTCGCAGCGGACTCAATAATATTGAAACTTGGAGTTCATAGGCATTGCAGAAGCGAAGAAATACACATACCACATATTTGTATGGATTAGTTTACTTTGTCCCTTCCCTGCAGATTGACATATAAGACAAATAGATTAGTAATAAAGAAAATACTGAAATATTGCCATTAAAATGacaaaccaaaagaaaaataaattaaaattttccttTAGAAAGTAGATTAACAGATTGTAGTGCAAAGGCAAGAGCATCAGTAGATAAATTGTCAACAAGTGAACTTACCTGAAGTTCAGAGATCAAGTGTAAAGCATCATTTGCACTGACTTTGCACAAacacatataaaaaataaacagctttatcaacatttaaaactttacaaattaTCTTAATTCACACCAATTTTCATattccaaatttaaattaaaaaaaaaaaagcaagcGGAAAACCCTGACCAGCGTAAAGAAACCCCTAAGATGGAGTAACGGTAGCAAATCCAAgctaaagaaaataaatttagagaAGAGAACAAACAAAAGGAGAGAAATATAAAAGAGAGGGGAGACATTACCTGGAGAAGAACAACAAAATATGGAAGTGGAAGGGAAAATGGTTGATTGTTCAGCTATCCGAACACAACTTGGGCTCTTTATCAAATAAGAGATTGGGCTACGAGGTCCATGTTTACGGTTTATGGATGTATTAAGCTGTTTGTCACAAATCACAACGAGGAATTTACACAAAAACACTCctcttttaaacttatttattctcaatattttacttttaaaaatttatttttctacctttttttagaaaaaacatAGACTTTATTAAAAATCCAAAACAGTTATATTTGTGAGATATTCAAGAAAGCGACTAGCCAATGACCTCCTAGCTCAATCGGTTAAGGAGTGAGGCATAAGATCTAAATGTCTTTGGTTCGATCCCTCATGTGGacaagagaaagaaaaaatttaaagatttattGAAGGCATTTGGTGAAGGTTCACAGCGTCAGAAGTGTCAAAATCAGCGGATGCGGCATCGTTTCTCACATGTTGGCGAACTCGTAAAGGCGATGCATTTAACGTAAACGGTGTGGATGGCGTGTTTGACGTTTAAATTTGCacatattttgtaaatataagtatatatattGTTTGTTTGTAACTTTGTTTTGTAGTAGTAGTTGTAATATTGTAATCTGTATCTCTGTTACTGATTCGCATATCGTctcacaaaaacaaaaataacattacTAAATTGCTTAACTAAATCTAAACAATCGCCAATAATAAAGTCTGGATCCACCAAACTCGGATTCCTCAACTCCAAAACAACCTCCATCGTATCGGATTCAACAATCAAATTTGGATAGCCCTTTAGCCGGCTAAGGGCCTTTCTAATACCGATCGTCTCCGCCACTCTCGTGCTAAGGCTACCGCGTAAACAAACCTGACAAGCACTCACCATCTCACGATTCCAATCCCGCACTACGATGCCTATCCGAGTGCCACTCCCATCTGAAAAATTGGCTGCATCAATGATTACTTTAAGAAAGCCAAGCTTGGGAGGCCTCCACTGAATGTAACCATCTTCTTTCACCATTCCTGCTACGTGAAGAGGAAATAAAGAAGAATGAGCAACATTCCATACAGATAACATAGTGCTCGTTGTCGCCAAAATAGACTCCATTATCCCAAATTTATTCTTCCAAACATGGTTATTTCTATTGATCTAGAGCTGCCAATAGATTACTGCCACCAGTGCTTTATCATCGTGTTTCATCTCTGACAACCACCGTAGAACCCAACTAGATAAGTTGTCATCATTTTCAAGCTTCCGAACAAAAACAACCCGCCATACCTGTTCTACAACTGAGCACTTATAAAGAATATGGGACACGTTTTCAGGACCTACACCACACGTTGCACATTGATTAAATACAAAAACATTTTGAGTTGCAAGAGCTTCCAGCAACGGGAGAAATCTCTTACACCCTTTCCATAAACAAATTTTGAATATGTAACAGAATATTTAACTGCCAAATAAGACCCCAGAGTTTGCTTGATTGCCCTCCGATGTTGCTAAAAACTGCCCTATGGCAGCTACAAATCGAGAACTTTCCTTTAGGATCAAACTTTCAAAGCCAACCATCTTCGATATTCTGAGAACTAGTAGGAATATTTAAGATCCGATCAACATCTGATCTTTCAAAGACGTCCCTAATCAGCCCCGTATCCCAGCAACACGTGCCAACTTTAAACAAATCACAAACCTTTGTCTTTGCAAGATTATTAGGCATAGGTGTAGTGATGTACCTGTTACCCTCACTTAAAAGCCATGGGCTGTTCCACACCTTTGTCTTTTTACCATTCGCGATACGAACTTTAGTCCCTCTCACcataaccgtttggattttaaAAATGCTACTTCACACATAGTTCGAATTCTAACCTAATTTCGCTTTAAGAAATGAAGAATTAGGAAAGTACCTAGCTTTAAacacttttaccataaaaataatgttaataattattagatctctaacaaatttatataatttttaccgaaacaagtaatatttatttgatataattttaaacacAATTACATAAAACATTGAAaattgggctaataatcacccacccCCTTCGATTTTTGACTCAACCTTCACTAAACCCCCTGTGCTTTCAAAACGGTCACTAAAccaccccctgatctttgtggcggcgccattcacacTCCTTATGGACGAAACTACCCTTTATTTTTTGGCAGTTGTTcttctttttgaaaaaaataatagcgGTGCCACATGTTAGTTGACACGtcatttaatgtcaaaaaaattaaaacacccaaaatactcCCTAAAagaattaaaccaaaccaaaattcaaCTACGCTTAATCAAACCCAACCCACCGGTCAACCTATTTAGACAGACCCCACCCGCCAACCTGAACGACTCACCGCCACCCGCCGCCGACCAAAGCGAtatgttcttggagaacagataCACATCTGTTTTCCAAGAACAAATGTGGAGAAGACTAGCAGCAACTCGTCTTCTCAAACCCAAGAGAAGTTTAGGGTAAAGGTCGAGGGggatgggtgattattagcctgaaAATTGTAATATAAATAGACTAATATATttagaatatataatttaatatcataaaataatattaatgtttagtaatttaaatataatataaatataataattagattaaaaatagactaatgtatatataattttggTTCCTTTGTTTGATACGATTCAGTTATGGTTTTTGGTACAATTATCATTTTAAGATGCAGAATAATACCAATAAATTTTTCGGTACGATTATGGAAAAATCAATGGTCAATTTTTTCAGTCATGGATATTTTTCGTTCGGTTTTGGAGATATTTAAAATTCGAGCACACCCCAatcagtatcataatattatcatatcagtatTATAACATTACCACAtggtaatattttttatgataaggttatgattaAGTATGTGAGATATTTTTGCATAATACAACTATGATAATATatatgataaggttataataATAGTTTGACacgctatttttttttttgaaaagaaaaaatgtatattttttcaaaatataaacttTTCAAGACAAAAATGGGGAATGGACCATTAAAAAGGCCATATGAAAAGGCAGGACTGGGTTTAACATAGGGCCCAAATAGAAACCTgaatacataataaaaaaaggaaaaataaatgcaaaaaGAGCAGAAAACGGTAAGGAAGGGATAGTGTTGTGAGAGGGAAGAAGCACAAAGGAAGCACAAGTATAAGAGATCCAATAAACAAAGGCACACAGATGGATGACGTGggatacaatttttaaaatcccGCCTAAACCCCTTCTTTCATTTCATCCGCAATTGAATTTCAATTTCCTTTTTCTCTTTAAGCCTTAACCTTATATTAATATCTCCGCCTTATCAACCCCTTCTCTCCCTCCCTCACAATTCACAcccttttctctctttttttatttactatttaaCCCCTCTCCTCCTTCAAACCCTAACCCTACCTCAGGTATTTCTCGCCGATTCTCCtccatttttctctattttcatTCGTTTTTTGCTGATCTAATTTCATTTTTGCAGGATTCGCTATGAAAGGAGGTAAATCAAGAGCTGAGACCAAGAACACCAAGTAAGTTTTTCTTTATTGCTCCTAGATCTGAAATATGAACGGTTTTGACTTTGCGtgcatgttttatttttttaattttgtttacatATATCTATTTCTGTCGTATTGTGACCGTGGTTATTTGTACGGCAACAGGCTATCGGTGACTAAGAAGCCGGCTGCTGCTAAGGGCGGCAAGAAAGCCGGCAAGGCAGCTAAGGACCCTAACAAACCCAAGAGGCCAGCTAGTGCTTTCTTCGTTTTCATGTAAGAATTAAAATCAACGCTCGACcgatttttctttaattatggcttaattttgcatttttagtatttatttgcATAATTAGagattttgattattatatctgtGCATTATTATTGGTGATTGAAGGGAGGATTTCAGAGAAACGTACAAGAAGGAGCACCCTAAGAACAAATCTGTTGCCGCCGtgagtagttttttttttaatttgctgTTCCATTATCGTTATGACTGAATTTGGAATTTTGTTCTTATTAATTTGATGTTGTTTATGAGACTAGGTCGGTAAAGCTGGTGGCGATAGATGGAAGTCAATGTCCGAGTCTGTAAGTATTTAATATTTGTTGTAATTATTGGTTGCAATATTGCAATTTTGATGTTATATCTGACATGTTGGCAATTTTTATGATCCATACAGGATAAAGCACCTTTTGTTGCCAAGGCTGAGAAGCGTAAGGTTGAGTATGAGAAGAAAATGAAAGCATACAATAAGGGACAGGTGAGTTTGTTTACTCAGTGATAACAGATTATTTATTTGCTATTCATTTAATTTATGTGGATGTACTTCAATTTACTAACTTGCTTTTTTCTGTTTCAAAATAATGTTAGGCTGAAGCTcccaaagaagaagaagagtctGAGAAGTCTATGTCTGAGGTGAATGACGACGATGATGATGAAGAGGGTGGCAGTGGAGAGGTTTGTTTGAGTGATGAAGTTATTTTGTTTATTCAATTATTAGACTATAAATTCATTATATGGTGACTGATGGTTTGTTGGTGATTGACTAATGCAGgacgatgatgatgatgatgagtaGGCGAGTGGAAAGAAGAATAGCATAGTAATGTAGGGATGCTACAATGTTTGAACAACCCATGA
This region of Mercurialis annua linkage group LG1-X, ddMerAnnu1.2, whole genome shotgun sequence genomic DNA includes:
- the LOC126665013 gene encoding uncharacterized protein LOC126665013 is translated as MCIAAFLWRAHPLYPLLLLQNRDEYHHRPTEPLAWWGGCDVLGGRDAVAGGTWLGCSRAGRVAFLTNVLELHALPEAKSRGQLPVLFLESLKTPKEFADMLVKEAHMYNGFNLILADLSTKTMLYISNRPKGEPIVVQEVPPGIHVLSNANLNSPWPKVNRLKLNFKQQLEKYGDDEIPVEELLENLMRDTVRAEINRLPGICSRDWEYNLSSIFVEVDTPLGCYGTRSSIGLTVRANGEVSLYETYLEDDIWKNKTELSHFKSKNSLK
- the LOC126676158 gene encoding probable serine/threonine-protein kinase PBL21; amino-acid sequence: MRIAVGAARGLEYLHCKADPPVIYRDLKSANIMVDNDFNPKLSDWDRLVKSENTHISTSVMGTYGYCAPEYAMNGKLTLQSDIYSFEVVMLEIITGKKASQFLKDQKKFFQLVDPLLQGCYPRHCLNYAIAITARVFTSNVLEYNTSKAVRQKLSVNPLITGFRSQILGYKVISISFTFCIRMMKKKISNIDCESKLSSATFEIIPQFAVSCNLTVSYYSEVLGDWKT
- the LOC126664360 gene encoding pentatricopeptide repeat-containing protein At2g01860 — protein: MVCKFLSLSLHPTLPLESKFSAVHLYSIAHSNTKTFYRKKLPKNLQAPRRTKLPPDFGVNLFLKKPTTGIDPSQMDSFLENDGDGNLIEEEQKEAQDGDLVWDSGEIEAITSLFQGRIPQKPGNLKRERPLPLPLPYKLRPLGLPSPKKHTKTRSRSSVCNQVHKNPSFLVNLAKQIKSLKPDDDVSVVLDGCACFLRKGSLSLTIRELGHMGLPERALQTYCWAQKQPSLCLDDRILASTIEVLARNRELKMPIDLHKFTSLATRDVIEAMIRGFIKGGRLNIVWNLLSVAKHEKRMIDSSIYAKLILELGKNPDKYMLVEQLLDELGDREDLNLSHQDCTAIMKVCIRLQKFEFVECLFVWFKQSGHEPTVVMYTTLIHSRYSEKKYREALAVVWEMEGSNCLFDLPAYRVVIKLFVALNDLSRAVRYFSKLKEAGFSPTYDIYRDLIKLYMVDGRLAKCKQIWKEAEMAGFKLDEQMSSNLLQLERHIRSGS
- the LOC126661425 gene encoding high mobility group B protein 3-like, whose translation is MKGGKSRAETKNTKLSVTKKPAAAKGGKKAGKAAKDPNKPKRPASAFFVFMEDFRETYKKEHPKNKSVAAVGKAGGDRWKSMSESDKAPFVAKAEKRKVEYEKKMKAYNKGQAEAPKEEEESEKSMSEVNDDDDDEEGGSGEDDDDDDE